One Pullulanibacillus sp. KACC 23026 DNA segment encodes these proteins:
- a CDS encoding NAD(P)-dependent oxidoreductase, translating to MTKVVVTGGSGLLGRDVIKEFLEHGYEVVNADLNHPKEKLCPTVITNLTNLGEVYGVLAGADAVVHLAAIPVAYSHPNEVTFQNNVMSTYNILEAAAGLGIKKAVISSSESSYGICFSKQNLGPQYVPMDEAHPQLPEDSYGLSKIVNEKTADMIHQRTGMQVVAFRLGNVISPEKYSNFPGFIHDPEQRKTILWSYIDTRDAASAYRLAVEAEGLGSVALNIAADETSMAIESKQLMETCFPNVKDFRKDLTGFVSLLNNEKAKKLLNWQPVHQWRNYVDC from the coding sequence ATGACAAAAGTTGTGGTAACAGGTGGTAGCGGGTTACTTGGTCGAGATGTGATTAAAGAATTTTTGGAGCATGGCTATGAAGTGGTCAATGCTGACTTAAACCATCCAAAAGAGAAGCTTTGTCCAACGGTCATCACGAATCTCACTAATTTAGGTGAAGTATACGGGGTATTAGCGGGAGCGGATGCCGTTGTCCATCTTGCTGCTATTCCAGTGGCATACTCTCATCCAAACGAGGTCACGTTTCAGAACAATGTCATGTCAACCTATAACATTTTAGAAGCGGCAGCCGGATTAGGGATTAAGAAAGCGGTGATCTCTTCTAGTGAGTCTTCTTATGGAATTTGTTTTTCCAAACAGAATCTGGGGCCGCAATATGTGCCAATGGATGAGGCGCATCCACAGCTTCCTGAGGACAGTTATGGACTTTCAAAAATAGTCAACGAAAAGACGGCTGATATGATTCACCAGAGAACGGGCATGCAGGTGGTGGCTTTTCGATTAGGTAATGTCATCTCGCCTGAAAAGTATTCAAATTTTCCTGGCTTTATCCATGATCCTGAACAAAGAAAAACGATTTTATGGAGCTATATCGATACAAGAGATGCGGCATCTGCCTATCGCTTAGCGGTTGAAGCAGAGGGTCTGGGTTCCGTTGCTCTTAACATTGCCGCTGATGAAACGAGCATGGCTATCGAGAGTAAGCAGCTCATGGAAACATGTTTTCCAAACGTAAAGGATTTTCGTAAGGACTTAACCGGATTTGTGTCCTTATTAAACAATGAAAAAGCTAAGAAGCTGTTGAATTGGCAACCTGTTCATCAGTGGAGAAATTATGTGGACTGTTAA
- a CDS encoding aldo/keto reductase — MIKNLQSTTTLHNGVKMPWLGLGVFKVEDGTEVVNSVKAAIEAGYRSIDTAAIYGNEAGVGQAIAEANVPREDLFITTKLWNSNQGYDEALAAFDESLEKLGIDYLDLYLIHWPVPAQGKFVDSWKALEKLYKDGRVRAIGVSNFKEHYLQQLIDQCEIVPMVNQVEYHPRFNQAELHDFCKKHQIQLEAWSPLMQGGLLDNPTLIEIGKKYGKSPAQVILRWDLQTEVVTIPKSIKPHRIIENADVFDFELSEEDMANIASLNQNARQFADPDDFNRV; from the coding sequence ATGATTAAAAACTTACAAAGTACGACAACCTTACATAACGGGGTAAAAATGCCTTGGCTTGGCTTAGGGGTTTTCAAAGTAGAAGATGGAACAGAGGTTGTAAACTCAGTGAAAGCCGCCATCGAAGCAGGTTACCGCAGTATCGATACAGCTGCTATCTATGGGAATGAAGCAGGCGTTGGACAAGCGATTGCTGAAGCGAATGTTCCACGAGAAGATCTATTTATAACAACGAAGCTTTGGAATTCCAATCAAGGCTATGACGAAGCACTGGCTGCTTTTGATGAAAGCCTAGAAAAATTAGGAATCGATTATTTAGATCTTTATCTGATCCATTGGCCTGTTCCTGCACAAGGAAAGTTCGTCGATTCTTGGAAAGCGCTCGAAAAGCTTTATAAGGATGGACGTGTACGCGCGATCGGCGTCAGTAATTTCAAGGAGCATTATCTTCAACAGCTTATCGATCAATGTGAAATCGTACCAATGGTGAATCAAGTGGAATACCATCCGCGTTTTAATCAAGCCGAATTACATGACTTCTGCAAAAAACACCAGATTCAGCTTGAAGCATGGTCACCACTAATGCAAGGCGGGCTGTTAGATAATCCAACCCTCATTGAAATTGGGAAGAAGTATGGGAAATCCCCGGCACAAGTGATCCTGCGCTGGGACCTACAGACAGAAGTCGTGACCATTCCAAAATCAATAAAACCTCATCGTATTATTGAAAATGCAGATGTCTTCGATTTTGAACTTTCCGAAGAGGATATGGCTAACATCGCAAGTCTCAACCAAAACGCACGCCAATTTGCCGATCCGGACGACTTTAATCGGGTATAA
- a CDS encoding DUF6230 family protein, with amino-acid sequence MDKLEAISSGERRVKRYSRKRFWGALISGFLFLGVIVGVFGLTGKAYALPMAGVGNFTVSFDKLVGSGYTFYPKLGETGTSSSAPLGRNKIDQLTVYGLKISKTLKLPTGQTIELDITASKPVQIKGLIQDASLLNGDASFSQLALQEHNTTDWTKEFTQSASQITLQHASLVTDYLYQDQVTLNGMTLSIHKVQ; translated from the coding sequence ATGGACAAATTGGAAGCGATTTCAAGCGGAGAGAGACGTGTCAAAAGGTACAGCCGGAAACGATTTTGGGGAGCCTTAATTTCTGGATTTCTATTCCTTGGTGTAATTGTTGGTGTGTTCGGGTTAACGGGGAAGGCTTATGCTTTACCTATGGCTGGGGTCGGGAATTTTACAGTGTCCTTTGATAAACTTGTTGGAAGCGGATACACTTTCTATCCTAAGCTTGGCGAGACAGGCACGTCTTCATCTGCACCACTAGGCAGGAACAAGATTGATCAGTTAACCGTTTATGGGTTGAAGATCTCAAAGACGCTAAAGCTCCCTACAGGCCAAACAATAGAGTTGGATATTACCGCTTCTAAACCAGTACAAATTAAAGGACTTATCCAAGATGCGAGCCTATTGAATGGAGATGCCTCGTTCTCTCAACTGGCTCTACAAGAGCATAACACCACGGATTGGACAAAAGAGTTTACCCAATCAGCATCCCAAATAACCCTTCAACATGCCTCTCTTGTTACCGATTATTTATACCAAGACCAGGTCACTCTCAATGGAATGACGCTTTCTATTCATAAAGTCCAATAG
- a CDS encoding DUF6114 domain-containing protein, translating into MSNEYQESQISWIKKRPFKGSLLLFLSGLIILFIPISMIPVALMPGSFSILGIVFGGLVVLLGILGFTFPDQSSIIGVLAIFFACLSLIGALGGFLIGTLLGIIGGAYCFAWKAPANPDPAPRKQRKVS; encoded by the coding sequence ATGTCAAATGAGTACCAGGAAAGTCAGATAAGTTGGATAAAAAAACGCCCTTTTAAAGGATCCCTTCTCCTGTTTTTATCTGGGCTGATCATTTTATTTATTCCCATCAGTATGATCCCAGTGGCGTTAATGCCTGGCAGTTTCTCGATTTTAGGCATTGTCTTTGGCGGATTGGTTGTCCTTTTAGGGATACTTGGATTCACCTTCCCCGACCAAAGTTCAATCATCGGCGTGTTAGCCATTTTCTTTGCCTGTTTATCACTAATTGGAGCTCTTGGCGGTTTTTTAATTGGAACATTGCTGGGCATTATAGGAGGAGCCTACTGTTTTGCATGGAAGGCACCTGCCAATCCTGATCCTGCTCCAAGGAAACAAAGGAAGGTTTCCTAA
- a CDS encoding SGNH/GDSL hydrolase family protein, whose product MKIICFGDSLTRGVTFVKGRLRIIKENYPAVLQSFFGEAQNEEVLVVNKGVFNDNSDLLLERLEKDVVAERPDAAIIAIGGNDCDFRWEEVAKHPDRDHQAIVPLTNYLENVSTLIFRLKQAGIQPMMTTMPPLDPVRYYRTISERTSTAISHWISKVGGIEHWHGNYNRQLTKLLEELAIPKIDVRSAIKQAGDLSELLSDDGIHLTKQGYNVFSKAVYEKLNQVFSRV is encoded by the coding sequence ATGAAAATCATTTGTTTTGGGGACAGTTTGACACGTGGCGTTACTTTTGTGAAAGGCCGTTTAAGAATTATAAAAGAGAATTACCCGGCCGTTTTACAAAGTTTTTTTGGGGAGGCCCAAAACGAAGAAGTCCTGGTAGTAAATAAGGGAGTTTTTAACGATAATTCAGATCTTTTGCTGGAACGCTTGGAAAAAGATGTTGTGGCAGAGCGGCCAGATGCAGCGATAATTGCAATAGGGGGGAATGATTGTGATTTCCGCTGGGAAGAGGTCGCCAAGCATCCGGATAGGGATCATCAGGCGATTGTTCCACTAACAAACTATTTAGAAAATGTGAGCACATTGATTTTTCGCCTTAAGCAGGCTGGCATTCAGCCGATGATGACAACTATGCCTCCATTAGACCCCGTTCGCTATTACAGAACAATATCGGAACGGACAAGCACGGCTATTAGTCATTGGATCAGTAAGGTAGGAGGAATTGAGCATTGGCATGGGAATTATAATCGCCAATTAACTAAACTTTTGGAGGAATTGGCCATCCCAAAAATTGACGTGAGGTCCGCGATCAAACAAGCCGGTGATTTGTCTGAACTTTTAAGCGATGATGGGATTCATTTAACAAAGCAAGGTTATAATGTTTTTAGTAAAGCGGTATACGAGAAACTGAATCAAGTTTTTTCTAGGGTTTAA
- a CDS encoding AI-2E family transporter, translating into MLTFYKRYARTVFDLVVLAITIYLFMWIGSFLFKLATPVIFGIIIYYINKPFIRFLSNRGVSRPISSLISIGLFALILIALFATIVLVIVDQILHLSHKIPQYADLFNHHFADNLSAVETRVNGLSPDTINSIKSEFANIAKNAATFFSNMLLSLFHYVSHKLKLVIDFILGIVLAYFLSLDVKSFENKVPKTFKKMGAFLRNNVLIGIAGYLKAQLKLITITFLIVVLSLILINFFITPVKNMISVSVLAGIFDILPLLGVSTLFVPWIIYSFVVGNHLLAVCLIVVLVIVIVTRHILEPKIAGDSLGVSAFIMLSSMIISESIFGVVGIFLSPILIILIKSLYQQGHLQKWIHVPEDEF; encoded by the coding sequence ATGCTGACTTTTTATAAAAGATATGCTAGGACGGTTTTTGATTTAGTAGTCCTTGCGATTACCATCTATTTATTTATGTGGATTGGCAGCTTTTTATTTAAGTTGGCCACTCCGGTCATATTCGGGATCATTATTTATTACATAAACAAGCCGTTTATCCGTTTCTTAAGCAATAGAGGCGTAAGCCGGCCTATTTCAAGTCTGATATCAATTGGGTTATTTGCTTTAATTCTGATAGCCCTTTTCGCCACTATTGTTCTTGTTATCGTTGATCAAATTCTGCATCTGTCACATAAAATACCGCAATACGCTGATCTTTTTAATCATCACTTTGCTGATAATTTATCAGCGGTTGAAACGCGGGTGAACGGGCTGTCTCCGGATACCATTAACTCCATCAAGTCGGAATTCGCCAATATCGCGAAAAATGCAGCCACTTTCTTTTCCAATATGCTGTTATCACTTTTTCACTACGTTTCCCATAAATTAAAGTTGGTTATTGATTTTATTTTGGGGATTGTACTTGCCTATTTCCTGAGCTTAGATGTGAAAAGTTTTGAAAATAAAGTTCCAAAGACATTTAAAAAGATGGGTGCGTTTCTCAGAAATAATGTGCTGATCGGCATTGCCGGTTATTTAAAAGCTCAATTAAAACTGATTACGATAACCTTCTTAATCGTGGTCCTCTCATTAATTCTTATAAACTTTTTCATCACACCGGTTAAAAATATGATTTCGGTATCGGTATTGGCCGGTATTTTCGATATCTTACCGCTTCTCGGTGTTTCAACTTTGTTTGTTCCTTGGATTATTTATTCGTTTGTGGTTGGGAATCACTTGTTAGCGGTCTGTTTAATTGTTGTACTCGTCATTGTTATTGTCACCCGACATATTTTAGAGCCTAAGATTGCAGGGGATTCCCTCGGAGTGTCTGCTTTTATTATGCTTTCTAGCATGATTATTTCCGAATCCATTTTCGGTGTTGTCGGTATTTTCTTATCACCGATCTTGATCATCTTGATTAAATCCCTTTATCAGCAAGGGCACCTGCAAAAATGGATCCATGTACCGGAAGATGAGTTTTAA
- a CDS encoding malate:quinone oxidoreductase encodes MSSEQTRTDVILIGAGIMSATLGTLLKELVPDWKISVFEKLPKAGEESSNEWNNAGTGHSALCELNYTVEKPDGSVDISKAININEQFQVSRQFWSYLVNSNLISNPEEFIRPLPHMSYVFGDENVTFLKKRFEALTASPLFEGMEFSDDPEKLKEWIPLMMKNRTFNEAIAATKIDSGTDVNFGALTRMLFDHLERKDVEINYNHSVKNIKRTSDGRWELKVKDLNTGAVERHTAKFVFIGAGGGSLHILQKSGIPEGKHIGGFPVSGIFMVCKNPEVIEQHHAKVYGKASVGAPPMSVPHLDTRFIDNKKSLLFGPFAGFSPKFLKTGSMFDLITSVKPHNLLTLLAAGVKEMALTKYLIQQLMLSKEQRMEELRVFIPDAKSEDWDLVVAGQRVQVIKDTVDGGKGTLQFGTEVVSAADGSIAALLGASPGASTAVHVMLQVLKKCFPEHLNEWEPKLKEMIPSYGLSLEENPELYHEIFASTAETLGLNENNLVAEEHVSK; translated from the coding sequence ATGAGCAGCGAACAAACTAGAACAGATGTAATCTTAATTGGTGCCGGAATTATGAGTGCGACTTTGGGGACACTTTTAAAGGAATTAGTTCCGGATTGGAAAATTTCAGTATTTGAGAAGCTTCCAAAAGCAGGTGAGGAAAGCTCAAATGAATGGAATAACGCAGGAACAGGCCATTCAGCGCTTTGCGAGCTCAACTATACCGTCGAAAAACCGGATGGATCTGTGGATATCAGTAAAGCAATTAACATCAATGAACAGTTCCAGGTTTCTAGACAGTTCTGGTCATATCTTGTAAATAGCAACTTGATTAGTAATCCAGAAGAGTTTATCAGGCCATTACCTCATATGAGCTACGTTTTCGGAGATGAAAACGTAACCTTTTTGAAAAAGAGGTTTGAAGCTTTAACAGCGAGTCCTTTGTTTGAAGGAATGGAATTTTCGGATGATCCAGAAAAGCTCAAGGAATGGATCCCGCTTATGATGAAAAATCGGACTTTTAATGAGGCGATCGCCGCCACCAAAATCGACTCCGGAACAGATGTCAATTTTGGTGCTTTAACACGTATGCTTTTTGATCATTTAGAGAGAAAAGATGTAGAGATTAACTATAATCATAGTGTCAAGAATATTAAACGGACGAGCGATGGACGCTGGGAATTAAAAGTTAAGGATCTTAATACCGGTGCTGTCGAACGTCATACGGCCAAATTTGTCTTCATCGGTGCTGGTGGTGGAAGCTTGCACATTCTTCAAAAATCAGGTATTCCTGAAGGCAAGCATATCGGTGGCTTCCCGGTCAGTGGAATCTTTATGGTATGTAAGAATCCGGAAGTCATTGAGCAGCATCATGCCAAAGTGTATGGCAAAGCGTCGGTTGGGGCTCCGCCAATGTCTGTTCCGCATCTGGACACACGATTTATTGATAACAAAAAATCATTGCTATTTGGACCGTTTGCCGGTTTCTCACCTAAGTTTTTGAAAACGGGGTCTATGTTTGATTTGATCACTTCCGTCAAACCGCATAATCTTCTAACTTTGCTTGCAGCTGGTGTCAAAGAGATGGCTTTGACCAAATACTTGATTCAACAGCTTATGTTATCTAAAGAACAGCGCATGGAAGAACTGCGTGTCTTTATTCCCGATGCTAAAAGTGAGGATTGGGATTTAGTGGTGGCTGGCCAACGCGTACAAGTCATCAAAGATACGGTTGACGGCGGGAAGGGAACCCTTCAATTTGGGACAGAGGTAGTAAGTGCTGCTGATGGCTCGATTGCTGCACTGCTTGGGGCATCACCTGGTGCTTCTACAGCCGTTCACGTCATGCTTCAGGTCCTAAAAAAATGTTTCCCAGAGCATTTAAACGAGTGGGAACCAAAATTAAAAGAAATGATCCCTTCCTATGGTCTCTCTTTAGAGGAGAACCCAGAGCTTTACCATGAGATCTTCGCTTCTACAGCTGAGACTCTCGGGTTAAATGAAAACAATTTAGTAGCAGAAGAACATGTCTCGAAATGA
- a CDS encoding MFS transporter: MGATKRKMVIVSLLCGLGYMMYSVDRMVMSSTVGMVAKQFGLNKAQSGLVLSSFFYGFIALLFIGGLLSDKWTGKPVVIAGLVLFSFATGMTGLATGLTSMLIYRIITGLGEGAFWSAATLEVANVTSQQQRTKIMSLYWSGYPIGGFIGTFLGANLAPIWGWQASFFVACVLGLVIALLYGIMVKHDKQELASAAKLATERKNEEKVSVWQVLRYPSVWMLSIYYLVLLSGWWILLLWAPTFLGNVKQMGAAEGGTIASFLGISGAVGGYILGVLCDKGNLSRKKSILLWITFVSGILMALLALSLPTWLTIILIFALGFFGYPITPVILSITSQVVPKEMVGTATGPVMNIGMIAGGVSPVLAGAFSDKYGMTQVWWIAGIVMIISCVFLFFKVEEQVN, translated from the coding sequence ATGGGCGCAACGAAGAGGAAAATGGTGATTGTTTCACTGCTGTGCGGGCTGGGTTACATGATGTATTCTGTAGATCGTATGGTTATGTCATCGACGGTAGGGATGGTTGCAAAGCAATTCGGTTTAAACAAAGCGCAATCGGGTCTTGTTCTAAGTTCATTCTTTTATGGCTTCATTGCATTACTATTTATCGGTGGGCTTCTATCGGATAAATGGACAGGAAAACCGGTTGTGATCGCAGGACTTGTGTTATTTTCTTTTGCGACGGGAATGACCGGCTTAGCCACTGGACTAACTTCTATGCTGATCTATAGGATCATCACTGGGTTAGGAGAAGGCGCATTCTGGTCAGCTGCTACATTGGAAGTTGCTAATGTGACATCACAACAACAACGAACAAAGATCATGTCGCTTTATTGGTCAGGTTACCCAATCGGTGGATTTATAGGAACTTTTCTTGGCGCCAACTTAGCGCCTATTTGGGGATGGCAGGCTTCATTCTTTGTGGCTTGCGTATTAGGACTCGTCATTGCTTTATTATATGGAATTATGGTTAAACACGATAAGCAAGAACTGGCTAGTGCTGCAAAATTAGCAACAGAAAGAAAAAACGAAGAAAAAGTCTCTGTCTGGCAAGTTTTGAGATACCCTTCCGTTTGGATGCTGTCGATCTATTACCTTGTCCTGCTTTCAGGATGGTGGATTCTGCTTCTTTGGGCACCGACATTCTTAGGCAACGTGAAACAGATGGGGGCTGCTGAAGGCGGAACAATCGCCAGTTTTCTTGGGATTTCTGGAGCAGTAGGTGGATATATATTAGGAGTCCTTTGCGATAAGGGGAATCTCTCACGCAAGAAATCCATCCTTTTGTGGATTACATTTGTAAGCGGTATCTTGATGGCACTTCTAGCTTTATCACTTCCAACTTGGCTGACCATTATTCTTATATTCGCTCTTGGATTTTTCGGTTACCCAATCACACCGGTTATTTTGTCGATTACGTCCCAAGTGGTTCCGAAAGAAATGGTGGGGACTGCAACAGGACCTGTTATGAATATCGGAATGATCGCTGGAGGCGTTTCACCGGTTTTAGCAGGTGCCTTCTCCGATAAATACGGTATGACTCAAGTGTGGTGGATCGCAGGGATCGTCATGATCATTAGTTGCGTTTTCCTTTTCTTTAAAGTGGAAGAACAAGTAAACTAA
- a CDS encoding alpha/beta fold hydrolase, translating into MTDEKIIIGEATNFPLNGRLTLPKRMDGLVPAVVLVHGSGPTNMDEQIGNIAPFKDLAEGLSQKGIAVLRYDKRTFVYGKEMRNDRSLSVKEETIEDAILAANFLRNDSRIDSNKLFIIGHSLGGMLAPRIDAEGGHFTGIIIMAGSPRKFEEIIMDQNEAVLKSLNTFLKWIGRKQVAALSSKLANIYQLSNEEAKSTRVLGKYVKAFYLKEMGEHPSTDYLEVLTKPLLILQGEKDFQVSVEKDFNGYRKLLEDKSNVTFKLYPNLNHAFMPSVYGEVRKAKKEYKVAQHMDHQVIADIANWIFSV; encoded by the coding sequence ATGACTGACGAGAAAATTATAATTGGAGAAGCAACCAACTTTCCTCTTAATGGACGATTAACGCTCCCAAAAAGAATGGATGGCTTGGTTCCTGCCGTTGTCTTAGTTCACGGTTCTGGTCCGACGAATATGGATGAACAAATTGGGAATATTGCTCCTTTTAAAGACCTTGCTGAAGGGTTGTCGCAAAAAGGAATTGCGGTATTGAGATATGATAAGAGAACATTCGTATATGGCAAAGAAATGAGAAATGATCGCTCATTATCTGTCAAAGAAGAAACCATTGAAGATGCGATCCTTGCAGCTAACTTTTTGCGAAACGATTCACGAATTGATTCAAACAAACTCTTTATTATTGGTCATAGCTTAGGCGGAATGTTAGCCCCGCGGATTGATGCAGAGGGCGGTCATTTTACAGGAATCATTATCATGGCCGGGTCTCCACGTAAATTTGAAGAAATTATTATGGACCAAAATGAAGCGGTTTTAAAATCGCTGAACACGTTTTTGAAATGGATTGGAAGGAAACAAGTTGCCGCCCTGTCTTCAAAATTGGCTAACATCTACCAATTAAGTAATGAAGAAGCAAAATCAACTCGTGTTTTAGGAAAATATGTTAAAGCCTTCTACTTAAAAGAAATGGGTGAACACCCTTCAACCGATTATCTGGAGGTCTTGACTAAACCCCTATTGATCTTGCAAGGGGAAAAGGATTTTCAAGTCTCAGTGGAAAAAGATTTTAATGGTTATAGAAAGTTATTGGAAGACAAATCGAATGTGACGTTTAAACTTTATCCAAACTTGAACCATGCCTTTATGCCATCTGTTTATGGCGAAGTTCGAAAAGCTAAAAAAGAGTATAAGGTTGCCCAACATATGGATCATCAAGTGATAGCGGACATTGCGAACTGGATTTTTTCTGTATAG
- a CDS encoding helix-turn-helix transcriptional regulator, with product MLKDINIAKVISAKRNEKGITQDQLAEYIGVTKASVSKWETDKSYPDITLLPQLSSFFNISIDELIGYSPQMTKETIKKTYHHLASEFSHKTFNEVLIECRKLIKKYYACFPLLLQIAKLFVNHYMLAKDKEKQEALLQETIDLCRRIKKECDDIWITKQANSFETICHIILNQPLEAIELLDETLKPPISDHFLLSKAYQMTGNSEKAKEVIQVGLYHHLRGILGPAQSYLLLIADKPSKFEQALDRFLQITKVFEVEKLDPNITCLLYLAAAQGYSIQNNQEKALEMLEKYVCICTTSLLPYELKGDSFFDRIDNWLKDYDIEAPRDEKTIRKSILQSVVENPAFISLHNERKYKQIIEKLNRDFIKE from the coding sequence ATGTTGAAGGATATTAATATTGCAAAGGTGATTTCAGCAAAGAGGAACGAAAAAGGGATCACTCAAGATCAGCTGGCTGAGTATATCGGTGTGACAAAAGCTTCTGTCTCAAAATGGGAAACTGATAAAAGCTATCCGGACATCACTTTGCTTCCACAATTATCCTCCTTTTTTAACATTAGTATTGATGAACTTATTGGTTATTCGCCGCAAATGACTAAAGAAACGATAAAGAAAACGTATCACCATCTCGCATCGGAGTTTAGCCATAAGACTTTTAACGAAGTTCTCATTGAATGCCGTAAACTAATAAAAAAGTATTACGCCTGTTTTCCCCTATTGCTTCAAATAGCTAAACTATTTGTGAATCATTATATGCTTGCAAAGGATAAAGAAAAACAGGAAGCCCTATTACAAGAAACGATCGATTTGTGCCGACGAATAAAAAAAGAATGTGATGACATTTGGATCACGAAACAAGCTAATTCATTTGAAACAATTTGTCATATCATCTTAAATCAACCATTGGAAGCAATTGAACTGCTTGATGAAACACTGAAACCGCCAATCAGCGATCACTTTTTGCTTTCTAAAGCCTATCAAATGACTGGCAATAGTGAGAAGGCAAAAGAAGTTATACAAGTGGGCCTTTATCATCATCTGCGTGGTATTCTTGGTCCAGCTCAGTCTTATTTACTATTGATTGCTGACAAACCTAGCAAATTTGAACAAGCGCTTGATCGGTTTCTTCAAATAACTAAAGTCTTTGAAGTTGAAAAGCTGGATCCTAATATAACGTGCCTGCTTTATTTGGCTGCCGCACAAGGTTACAGCATTCAAAACAACCAAGAAAAAGCACTGGAAATGCTAGAAAAATACGTCTGTATTTGTACAACATCTCTTCTGCCCTACGAATTAAAAGGAGACTCTTTTTTTGACCGTATTGATAATTGGTTGAAGGATTATGACATTGAAGCTCCGCGAGATGAGAAAACGATACGAAAAAGCATCCTGCAAAGTGTTGTTGAAAATCCTGCATTCATTTCTTTGCACAATGAGCGGAAATACAAACAAATTATCGAGAAATTAAATCGAGATTTTATAAAAGAATAG
- a CDS encoding ABC transporter ATP-binding protein — translation MLKISGVSKRFGEKVAVDDLDMTVMDGEVMGLIGQNGAGKTTTFRMILNFIKADSGSISWNGAPITQAFKKKIGFLPEERGLYQKMTVEDQVVYFAELHGMKRADARTKLNQWLTRLEVVGKATDKVQALSKGNAQKVQFIATLIHEPEFLILDEPFTGLDPVNTELLRNEIKRIKEQGAVVIFSNHNMSDVELLSDNLTMLKNGKTVLQGGVQAIRESYGRTRIFLQSDITDEELRGFAGVQSIKKQAGGRVVQVTDEAVGHEIFKRVSASGYVQAFMQAPPTLDEIFRMKVEHDQSVQPSGNVSAGGGN, via the coding sequence GTGCTAAAAATTTCAGGTGTTTCGAAGCGTTTTGGCGAGAAGGTGGCAGTGGATGATCTCGATATGACCGTCATGGATGGCGAGGTGATGGGGCTTATCGGGCAAAATGGAGCGGGCAAGACCACGACTTTTCGGATGATCCTCAACTTTATCAAAGCAGACAGCGGCAGTATAAGCTGGAACGGGGCGCCTATCACTCAGGCGTTTAAGAAGAAAATCGGTTTTCTGCCAGAGGAACGCGGACTTTACCAGAAAATGACGGTTGAGGATCAGGTTGTCTATTTTGCGGAGCTGCACGGAATGAAGCGGGCAGATGCGCGGACGAAGCTCAATCAATGGCTGACACGGCTTGAGGTCGTGGGGAAAGCGACAGATAAGGTGCAGGCGCTCTCCAAGGGTAACGCCCAGAAGGTTCAGTTCATTGCGACACTAATCCACGAACCGGAGTTTTTGATTTTGGATGAGCCTTTTACGGGGCTTGACCCAGTCAATACCGAACTCCTTCGCAATGAAATTAAGCGGATAAAGGAGCAGGGAGCGGTGGTTATCTTCTCCAATCACAATATGAGCGATGTGGAGCTTCTTTCGGATAATTTGACGATGTTGAAAAATGGTAAAACTGTGCTGCAAGGAGGCGTACAAGCTATTCGCGAGTCCTATGGTCGCACGCGAATTTTTCTGCAATCGGATATTACTGATGAGGAACTACGCGGTTTTGCAGGCGTGCAGTCAATCAAAAAGCAAGCGGGAGGTCGTGTGGTGCAAGTCACTGACGAGGCGGTCGGGCACGAGATTTTCAAGCGTGTGAGTGCATCTGGTTACGTGCAAGCCTTTATGCAGGCGCCGCCGACATTGGATGAAATCTTTCGGATGAAGGTTGAACACGACCAGAGCGTTCAACCTTCGGGTAACGTGAGCGCGGGAGGTGGCAACTAA